The region ACGCCTCGACGAAGGACTGGCGCTGCGCTTTCCGGGAGGCGATCCGGTTCTGGAGGAGGTCTCCGAGCTGATCCGCCTGGAGCGGCAGTGCTGCGCCTTTCTCACTTTCCGCCTGACGGTCGAGCCGGGAGGCGGCCCCATCTGGCTGGAGCTGTCCGGGCCCTCGGGGACCGGCGCCTTCCTCGAGGCGGAGCTGGGGATGTACTTGTAGAACCCTGAAGGTAGGGAACCTGGACGCGTGCTGAGCGGGTTTGCGGCGAGCATCTCTGCAGAAGCGATGTGGGGGGTGGAGAATGGCGATGCAGTCGACCACGAGCCTGGTCCTCGGCGGCGGCATGGGCGGGCTGGCCACGGCCCGGACCCTGCGCGGATTGCTGCCGGCAGAGCACCGCATCACCGTCGTCGACGCGGCAGCCGACTTCTCCGTTGGGGCGACGAACATCTGGCTCGCGACCGGGAGGGCCCGGCGCGAGGAGCTGGCCCGGCCGAGGGAAGCGCTTCTCCCCGCCGGAGTCGATCTCGTCGAAGCCGCGGTGACGCGGGTCGATCCCGCAAGCGGCGAGGTCGAGACCAGCGCGGGCCGGCTGCGCGGCGACTACGTCGTCATCGCCCTCGGGGCGGACGTCAGCATGAAAGCGCTTCCGGGCCTGGACTCGGCCGAGACGTTCTACACGCAGGACGGGGCGGAACGGCTCGCCGCCCGGCTGCGGGACTTCGCGGGAGGCGACCTCGTCCTCCTGATCCCGCGCCTGCCGTTCAAATGCCCGGCGGCGCCCTACGAGGCCGCCTTCGTCATCGAGCGCCTGCTCGGCGAGCGAGGGCTGGCGGAGCGCTCGCGGATCAGCATCCACACCGTCGAGGAGACGCCGCTCGGGGCGGCCGGCCCGGAGGCGGGCAAGCGGCTGCGGGAAGCGCTGGCCGCGCGCGGCATCGAATTCCATCCGGGCAGGAAAGTTTCGACTATCGATCCGGGGCAGCGCGGCGTCCTGTTCGAGGACGGGACCCAAGCGCGCTTCGACCTCTTGATCGCCGTCCCCGTCCACGAGGCGCCGCGCGCCGCGCGCGACTCGGGCCTGACTTCCGAGACGGGCTGGATCCCGGTCGATCCCGGGACCTTCCGGGTGGCGTCGCGCCAGGGCCCGGTTCCCGTCTACGCCGTCGGCGACGTGACGGTCCTGCCTCTGCCCGGCCGCTTCCGGCCGGATCGCCCTCTGGCGCTCCCGAAGGCGGGAGTCTTCGCGGAAGCCCAGGGAAAGGCCGTGGCGCGGGACATCGCCGCCCGGGCTCTCGGCGGAGGATCGCCGGAGCGCTTCGACGGGAAGGGATACTGCTTTCTCGAGACGGGCGGCGGCGAGGCGATGAAGGTGGAAGGCTCGTTCCTCGATCTGCCGCATCCGGAAGGGCGGCTCTGCGAGGCCGATGCGGCGACTCACCAATTGAAACGGGACTGGGTGGATCGATGGCTGACCGGAAGGATCTGAACCCTGGCGACCTGCAGGAGTTCCGCGACACGGGCCGTCGCCTCATCGACC is a window of Candidatus Polarisedimenticolia bacterium DNA encoding:
- a CDS encoding FAD/NAD(P)-binding oxidoreductase, with translation MQSTTSLVLGGGMGGLATARTLRGLLPAEHRITVVDAAADFSVGATNIWLATGRARREELARPREALLPAGVDLVEAAVTRVDPASGEVETSAGRLRGDYVVIALGADVSMKALPGLDSAETFYTQDGAERLAARLRDFAGGDLVLLIPRLPFKCPAAPYEAAFVIERLLGERGLAERSRISIHTVEETPLGAAGPEAGKRLREALAARGIEFHPGRKVSTIDPGQRGVLFEDGTQARFDLLIAVPVHEAPRAARDSGLTSETGWIPVDPGTFRVASRQGPVPVYAVGDVTVLPLPGRFRPDRPLALPKAGVFAEAQGKAVARDIAARALGGGSPERFDGKGYCFLETGGGEAMKVEGSFLDLPHPEGRLCEADAATHQLKRDWVDRWLTGRI